The genomic interval TGATTTTGAATTGCAATATGATGAAGAAGAGCCGGATATTGTTATCTCTGTAGGGGGAGATGGGACCCTACTATATGCGTTTCATCGCTATAGTAATCGTTTAGACAAAACAGCATTTGTTGGTATGCATACAGGGCATTTGGGATTTTATGCAGATTGGACACCGGCTGAATTAGAAAAACTAGTGATTGCGATAGCAAAGACGCCATATAACATCATCGAATATCCAATATTAGAAGTGATTGTACGTTATCAGAATGTAGAGAAGGAAACAAGATACTTAGCTTTAAATGAATCTACAGTGAAAAGTATCGAAGGAACTTTTGTCATGGATGTGGAAATGAGCGGTAAACATTTCGAGCGATTTAGAGGGGATGGTCTTTGTGTATCGACGCCTTCAGGAAGTACGGCTTATAACAAGGCGTTAGGCGGAGCTATTTTGCATCCCTCAATTGAAGCGATACAGCTAGCAGAAATGGCTTCCATTAATAATCGTGTATTTCGAACGGTTGGATCACCGCTCATTTTACCGAAACATCATACTTGTGTATTAAAGCCGGTTAATGAACCAGATTTTCAAATTTCTATTGATCATTTGAATTTATTACATAAAAAAGTACATTCAATTCAATATCGAGTGGCAGAGGAAAAAGTAAGGTTTGCGAGGTTTCGTCCGTTCCCATTTTGGAAACGAGTACATGATTCTTTCATTTCTGAGTAAGCAATAGACAGGAGTGATAGCTTGAGCTTTACGTTAGAGTGGGTTATAGAGGATCAATCAGGCATTACCATTAAAGAGTTTTTGAAGTCACAAAGTATTTCAAAGGCTGCATTAACAGATATAAAATTTAAGGGCGGGAAGATACTTGTAAATGGAA from Niallia sp. FSL W8-0635 carries:
- a CDS encoding NAD kinase; the encoded protein is MKFAVTSKGDSKSENLVQIIKQYLLDFELQYDEEEPDIVISVGGDGTLLYAFHRYSNRLDKTAFVGMHTGHLGFYADWTPAELEKLVIAIAKTPYNIIEYPILEVIVRYQNVEKETRYLALNESTVKSIEGTFVMDVEMSGKHFERFRGDGLCVSTPSGSTAYNKALGGAILHPSIEAIQLAEMASINNRVFRTVGSPLILPKHHTCVLKPVNEPDFQISIDHLNLLHKKVHSIQYRVAEEKVRFARFRPFPFWKRVHDSFISE